The Drosophila innubila isolate TH190305 chromosome 3R unlocalized genomic scaffold, UK_Dinn_1.0 2_E_3R, whole genome shotgun sequence genome has a segment encoding these proteins:
- the LOC117791448 gene encoding xaa-Pro dipeptidase, whose protein sequence is MASFKMGSCHAVPMTLFKNNRDKVSKAVLSNLLEGLKFSAGQLLILLEGGKDKSWYNTDVDHVFRQESYFQYMFGAKEPGCYGILSIDVKTSATTSVLFVPRLPEEYETWMGALLKPEAFKAMYEVDEVYYVDEIEAYLERTTPKLILTLSGTNSDSGLTMQPPEFAGKEKYVTNCDLLYPILSECRVIKSAEEIEVLRYVAKVSSDAHIKVMQFIRPGRMEFEGEAVFLHHSYAVGGCRHASYTCICGSGTNSAILHYGHAGAPNDRPIQDGEMCLFDMGANYCGYAADITCSFPANGKFTEDQKFIYNAVLEARNAVMKTARDGVSWVDMHKLAGKVLLERLKAGGLLTGDVDEMLEAGLSGIFQPHGLGHLLGLDVHDVGGYLSTEPPRPSEPWLSKLRFARTLKAGMYVTIEPGCYFIGRLMDNALANPDIRKYINVEMFERFRNFGGVRIEDDVLITKTGAENFAIVPRTVEEIEATMAAK, encoded by the coding sequence ATGGCCAGCTTTAAAATGGGATCCTGTCACGCCGTGCCGATGACtttgtttaaaaacaataGAGACAAAGTTTCAAAGGcagttttaagtaatttgttGGAGGGGCTTAAGTTTAGCGCGGGACAGCTGCTCATTCTGCTAGAGGGAGGTAAAGACAAGAGTTGGTACAATACTGATGTGGATCATGTGTTCCGTCAGGAGTCCTACTTTCAATACATGTTTGGCGCCAAGGAACCAGGCTGCTATGGTATTCTCAGCATTGACGTTAAGACATCTGCCACAACATCTGTATTATTTGTGCCTCGCTTGCCCGAGGAGTACGAGACGTGGATGGGGGCGTTGTTAAAGCCGGAGGCCTTCAAGGCAATGTACGAAGTGGACGAGGTATACTATGTTGATGAAATAGAAGCTTATCTCGAGAGAACCACACCCAAGCTCATATTGACGCTCAGTGGAACGAATAGCGATAGCGGTCTCACTATGCAACCGCCCGAGTTTGCGGGTAAAGAGAAATATGTGACAAACTGTGACTTACTTTATCCCATACTGTCGGAATGTCGCGTTATCAAGTCAGCTGAGGAAATTGAGGTCTTGCGGTATGTGGCCAAAGTATCATCAGATGCGCATATTAAAGTCATGCAGTTCATTCGCCCCGGCCGCATGGAGTTCGAGGGTGAAGCGGTCTTCTTGCACCATTCCTATGCTGTGGGCGGATGCCGACATGCTTCCTATACCTGCATCTGCGGCAGTGGCACCAACTCGGCCATTTTGCATTATGGTCATGCTGGCGCACCCAATGACCGTCCTATCCAGGATGGCGAGATGTGCCTCTTTGATATGGGCGCCAATTATTGTGGCTATGCCGCTGACATTACCTGCTCTTTTCCGGCAAATGGCAAGTTTACAGAGGAtcagaaatttatttacaacgCTGTGTTGGAGGCACGCAATGCTGTGATGAAAACTGCACGTGACGGCGTCTCCTGGGTGGACATGCATAAGCTGGCTGGCAAGGTGCTCCTTGAGCGTCTCAAGGCTGGTGGCCTATTGACTGGTGATGTTGATGAAATGCTGGAAGCTGGCCTTTCTGGCATCTTTCAGCCGCACGGCTTGGGTCACTTGCTGGGCCTGGACGTGCACGACGTGGGCGGCTATCTCTCCACTGAGCCACCTCGTCCCAGTGAGCCATGGCTCAGCAAACTGCGCTTTGCTCGCACTCTCAAGGCGGGCATGTATGTGACCATCGAGCCAGGCTGTTATTTCATTGGCAGACTCATGGATAACGCGCTCGCCAATCCGGACATTCGTAAATACATTAATGTGGAAATGTTTGAGAGATTCCGTAACTTTGGTGGCGTACGCATTGAGGATGACGTGCTCATTACCAAGACAGGGGCCGAGAACTTTGCAATTGTGCCACGCACAGTGGAAGAAATCGAGGCAACAATGGCAGCTAAATAA